One part of the Terrimicrobium sacchariphilum genome encodes these proteins:
- a CDS encoding type III pantothenate kinase — MSKRDFLLVDISNSFTKLAFSTRERIGRIERIPTPDLTAETLREAIGDRRFSHAAVASVVPAKNPEIAKALGDGICWVGAGVDLGIGIDYPQPKSIGADRLANAVGAKYLHGAPAIVVDFGTAVTFDVLTKAGNYAGGVIAPGLNAMTDYLHSRTALLPKVKLREPRRAIGRSTREAMQSGAVYGYRGLIKEIVVEIEKEIGVKRGLRLIATGGDARLIAGQTGLFAAVEPQLTLEGIRIIATRNFPAGR; from the coding sequence ATGAGCAAGAGGGACTTCCTGCTCGTCGACATCAGCAACAGCTTCACCAAGCTCGCCTTTTCCACCCGAGAGCGCATCGGGCGCATCGAGCGGATCCCGACGCCTGACCTTACGGCGGAGACTTTGCGCGAGGCGATTGGCGATCGGAGGTTCTCTCACGCAGCAGTGGCATCCGTCGTCCCCGCCAAAAATCCCGAGATCGCCAAGGCCCTGGGTGATGGGATTTGCTGGGTCGGAGCGGGAGTTGATCTCGGGATCGGCATCGATTATCCGCAGCCCAAATCCATAGGCGCTGACCGCCTCGCCAATGCGGTGGGGGCCAAGTACCTCCATGGAGCTCCCGCCATCGTGGTTGATTTCGGCACCGCGGTGACATTTGACGTCCTGACCAAGGCGGGAAACTACGCCGGAGGTGTGATCGCCCCGGGGTTGAATGCCATGACCGACTATCTGCATAGTCGCACGGCGTTGCTGCCAAAGGTGAAGCTGCGCGAGCCGCGAAGGGCTATTGGCCGCAGCACCAGGGAGGCGATGCAATCCGGTGCGGTTTATGGTTACCGGGGATTGATCAAGGAGATCGTCGTGGAGATCGAGAAAGAGATCGGGGTGAAGCGCGGGTTGCGTCTCATCGCGACTGGCGGCGACGCTCGGTTGATCGCCGGGCAAACCGGGCTTTTTGCCGCAGTGGAACCCCAACTGACTCTTGAGGGCATCCGCATCATCGCGACACGGAACTTTCCTGCCGGACGATAA
- a CDS encoding CPXCG motif-containing cysteine-rich protein, giving the protein MNLIEDTTIVCPFCGESFAIEVDTEEGSYTTIEDCAVCCRPLALTIRCHPGEVETIDVEPG; this is encoded by the coding sequence ATGAACCTCATCGAAGACACTACGATAGTGTGTCCCTTCTGTGGCGAGAGCTTCGCCATCGAAGTTGATACCGAGGAGGGTTCCTATACCACGATCGAAGACTGCGCAGTGTGCTGCCGGCCGCTGGCTCTCACCATCCGGTGTCACCCGGGTGAAGTCGAAACGATCGACGTGGAACCCGGCTAG
- a CDS encoding type IV pilus twitching motility protein PilT, whose product MAYIDQFFQVLIQAGGSDLHLGEGEPPKIRRHGEILPIREEVLTREEMAFMLSEICSPARWQRYEETGDLDFAYEMDEESRFRCNYLKQTNGYGAVFRIIPTKIKSLEELGVPQVIKTFGEMRGGIVLVTGPTGSGKSTTLAALIDYINSSFSRHVVTIEEPIEFVHRNKKSIITQREVPEHAITFPAGLKAALREDADIVLVGEMRDLETISLALTAAETGLLVFGTLHTNNARKTVDRMIDVFPADQQSQVRTMLASSLRGVVAQLLLKKQDGGGRVAVNEILVGNSAVSAIVREGATQKLQDVIVGGKGEGMQFMDDAIWEQLVSGAVSPHEAYMKAIDKQRFRAFLPDDEADLANSAGAGDDASNRGGDKGRRK is encoded by the coding sequence ATGGCATACATCGATCAATTCTTTCAGGTTCTCATTCAGGCGGGCGGCTCCGACTTGCACCTGGGCGAGGGCGAACCGCCAAAGATCCGCCGACATGGCGAAATCCTCCCGATTCGCGAGGAGGTGCTTACGCGCGAGGAAATGGCCTTCATGTTGAGCGAGATCTGCTCGCCGGCCCGCTGGCAGCGCTATGAGGAAACCGGCGACCTCGACTTTGCGTACGAGATGGATGAGGAAAGCCGTTTCCGCTGCAACTATCTGAAGCAGACGAACGGCTACGGCGCGGTTTTCCGTATCATTCCGACCAAGATCAAGTCGCTGGAGGAGCTTGGCGTGCCTCAGGTCATCAAGACCTTTGGTGAGATGCGCGGCGGCATCGTGCTGGTCACGGGGCCGACAGGCTCCGGCAAGAGCACCACGCTGGCAGCGCTGATCGATTACATCAACTCCAGCTTCTCGCGCCATGTCGTGACGATCGAGGAGCCGATCGAGTTCGTTCACCGCAACAAGAAGAGCATCATCACCCAGCGCGAGGTGCCTGAGCATGCCATTACCTTCCCGGCGGGATTGAAAGCTGCTCTGCGAGAAGATGCCGACATCGTGCTCGTGGGTGAAATGCGAGACCTGGAGACCATTTCGCTGGCTCTGACGGCGGCTGAAACCGGCCTGCTCGTCTTTGGCACGCTGCACACGAACAACGCCCGCAAGACTGTCGACCGTATGATCGACGTCTTTCCGGCCGACCAGCAGTCGCAGGTCCGTACGATGCTTGCCTCCTCGCTACGCGGCGTGGTCGCCCAGCTCCTGCTCAAGAAGCAGGACGGCGGCGGTCGTGTGGCCGTGAATGAAATCCTCGTGGGCAACAGTGCTGTTTCGGCCATTGTCCGTGAGGGCGCCACGCAGAAGCTGCAGGACGTCATCGTCGGCGGCAAAGGCGAGGGCATGCAGTTCATGGACGACGCCATCTGGGAGCAACTCGTGAGCGGTGCAGTTTCGCCGCACGAAGCCTACATGAAGGCCATCGACAAGCAGCGCTTCCGCGCCTTCCTTCCCGACGACGAAGCCGACCTGGCGAATTCCGCTGGAGCCGGGGATGACGCTTCCAATCGCGGAGGCGACAAGGGACGGCGCAAGTAG
- the nadD gene encoding nicotinate-nucleotide adenylyltransferase: MNPSPLKIGLYGGTFDPIHNGHLLLARDALERLKLSKIVFIPANLSPHKLRKPPAPADIRCEMIQAAIEGEKYFEIDRCEVEREGPSYAVDTARLYRERYPEAKLHYLVGDDNLEELNTWREVDQLKELVQFVVLTRAGVPFLSGLPIISRNIELSSTEIRNRVARGNSIRYMVPVATCDVIKKYRLYRND; the protein is encoded by the coding sequence ATGAATCCCTCCCCGCTCAAGATCGGCCTTTACGGCGGAACGTTTGATCCCATCCACAACGGCCATCTGCTCCTGGCGCGTGATGCCCTGGAGCGCCTGAAGCTGTCGAAGATCGTCTTCATCCCCGCCAACCTCTCCCCGCACAAACTCCGCAAGCCGCCCGCCCCGGCAGATATTCGTTGCGAAATGATCCAGGCCGCCATCGAGGGAGAAAAATACTTCGAGATCGATCGCTGCGAGGTTGAGCGTGAGGGCCCCTCCTATGCGGTCGATACCGCCCGCCTCTACCGGGAGCGCTATCCGGAAGCCAAGCTGCACTACCTCGTCGGTGACGACAATCTGGAGGAGTTGAATACATGGCGCGAAGTCGACCAGCTCAAGGAACTCGTTCAATTCGTGGTCCTTACCCGTGCAGGCGTCCCGTTTCTCTCTGGACTGCCTATCATCTCGCGAAATATCGAACTTTCCTCCACCGAGATTCGTAATCGCGTTGCCCGAGGCAATTCCATCAGGTATATGGTCCCCGTGGCCACCTGTGACGTAATCAAGAAATACCGACTCTACCGCAATGACTGA
- a CDS encoding type IV pilus twitching motility protein PilT produces MTTPTDASSSHIEVVNEIRTLDHVDQYLTVGKESDASDIHLSVNSKPIWRRFGQLEAIWQQAPVLTAADTERLTMGFLTDAQKQIIAERGDVDFAYANSFGRFRACVVRQRLGYDLTFRIISSRVRSMDELGLPQQLKLLTQYQNGLVLVTGSVGSGKSTTLAALVEEINGARHDHIITLEDPIEYVIRSKGCHVTQREVHTHTKSFAAALRGALREDPDVIMVGEMRDLETISLAITASETGHLVLGTLHTSNAARTLDRVLDVFPTDQRDQIRIMVSESLRGIISQQLVPRADGRGRCLAMEILMNNPAVGNLIREGKTFMLPGVIQTGRKQGMQLMDDAIVTLFQQGLITSEEAYYRAENKQVMRQVLGIH; encoded by the coding sequence GTGACCACCCCAACAGACGCGTCTTCCTCCCATATTGAAGTCGTGAACGAGATCCGCACCTTGGACCACGTCGACCAGTATTTGACGGTCGGCAAGGAATCCGACGCCTCGGATATTCACCTGAGCGTGAACTCCAAGCCGATCTGGCGACGTTTCGGCCAGCTTGAGGCGATCTGGCAGCAGGCGCCCGTATTGACCGCTGCGGATACCGAGCGGCTGACGATGGGCTTTCTCACGGATGCCCAGAAGCAGATTATCGCCGAGCGCGGCGATGTCGATTTTGCCTACGCCAACAGCTTTGGCCGGTTCCGTGCCTGCGTCGTCCGGCAGCGTCTCGGGTATGATCTCACGTTTCGTATCATCAGCAGCCGCGTCCGCTCGATGGACGAACTCGGCCTGCCGCAGCAGCTCAAGCTGCTGACGCAGTACCAGAATGGCCTTGTCCTGGTCACCGGGTCGGTCGGCTCCGGCAAGAGCACCACGCTCGCCGCCCTCGTGGAAGAAATCAACGGCGCGCGTCATGATCACATCATCACTCTGGAGGACCCGATCGAGTATGTGATTCGCTCCAAGGGCTGTCATGTCACCCAGCGTGAAGTGCATACGCACACCAAGTCCTTTGCCGCCGCCCTGCGCGGCGCCCTCCGTGAAGACCCGGACGTCATCATGGTCGGTGAAATGCGCGACCTCGAGACGATCTCGCTGGCGATCACCGCCTCCGAGACCGGTCACCTCGTGCTCGGCACCTTGCACACCAGCAACGCGGCTCGTACGCTGGACCGTGTGCTCGACGTTTTCCCTACAGACCAGCGGGATCAGATCCGCATCATGGTCAGCGAATCGCTGCGCGGCATCATCAGCCAGCAGCTCGTGCCCCGCGCCGACGGTCGCGGCCGCTGCCTTGCGATGGAGATCCTGATGAACAACCCCGCCGTGGGCAACCTCATCCGCGAGGGCAAGACCTTCATGCTTCCCGGTGTGATCCAGACCGGGCGCAAGCAGGGCATGCAGCTCATGGACGATGCGATCGTCACGCTCTTCCAGCAGGGGCTCATCACCTCTGAGGAGGCGTACTACCGGGCAGAGAACAAGCAGGTCATGCGGCAGGTCCTGGGGATTCACTGA
- a CDS encoding efflux RND transporter periplasmic adaptor subunit, with protein MILLAVAAGIGVWVLLGGVKALQIKGMMAKYANMKMPPEAVTAIEAPEEEWVPAIRAVGSTSAVQGVVVSTDQPGIVEKIAFESGQNVKQGDLLVQLDVSQEQAQLRSAQAQLKLAETSLQRQKNLLQNRVSSQADFDAAQAQYDQAEARVQEVSSLINKKTIRAPFTGVLGIRLVNLGQYLQSGAQVAPLQSLDPIYVNFYLPQQTIGSIKAGQEVLVKADGLEDKIFHGKINAVDSVVDEATRNVLVQATLANPEGLLRPGMFVGAEVPLPNMEKRVLIPATAVQFAPYGDTVYVVEQMKDQKGESYTGVRQQVVKVGESKGDRVSILSGVKPGEQVVTSGVFKLRQGSHVQINNTIEPANNEKPKPEDS; from the coding sequence GTGATTTTGCTCGCCGTTGCGGCGGGTATCGGCGTCTGGGTCTTGCTGGGAGGGGTCAAAGCTCTCCAGATCAAGGGGATGATGGCAAAGTACGCCAACATGAAAATGCCGCCGGAGGCGGTGACCGCCATCGAGGCGCCAGAGGAGGAGTGGGTGCCAGCCATTCGCGCGGTCGGCTCGACTTCCGCGGTGCAGGGTGTCGTCGTGAGTACAGACCAGCCGGGCATCGTGGAGAAAATCGCCTTTGAGTCGGGTCAGAATGTCAAGCAGGGCGACCTGCTCGTGCAGCTCGATGTCAGCCAGGAACAGGCGCAACTGCGCTCGGCCCAGGCCCAGTTGAAACTGGCAGAGACGAGTCTTCAACGGCAGAAGAACCTGCTGCAGAACCGCGTGAGTTCGCAGGCGGATTTCGATGCGGCCCAGGCCCAATACGACCAGGCCGAGGCGCGAGTGCAGGAGGTTTCCTCGCTGATCAATAAAAAGACGATCCGGGCGCCCTTTACTGGTGTGTTGGGTATTCGCCTGGTGAATCTCGGCCAGTATCTCCAGAGCGGGGCGCAGGTGGCTCCCCTGCAGTCGCTGGACCCGATCTACGTAAACTTCTACCTCCCCCAGCAGACAATCGGCTCGATCAAGGCCGGGCAGGAGGTGCTCGTGAAGGCAGACGGTCTGGAGGACAAGATCTTCCACGGCAAGATCAATGCGGTCGATTCCGTCGTCGATGAGGCCACCCGCAACGTGCTGGTGCAAGCGACGTTGGCTAATCCGGAGGGGCTGCTCCGTCCCGGCATGTTTGTCGGCGCCGAGGTGCCGCTGCCCAACATGGAAAAGCGGGTTTTGATCCCTGCGACGGCGGTCCAGTTCGCTCCCTACGGCGACACGGTCTATGTCGTGGAGCAGATGAAGGATCAAAAGGGCGAGTCGTACACCGGGGTGCGCCAGCAGGTAGTAAAAGTGGGTGAGTCCAAGGGCGACCGCGTGTCGATCCTCAGCGGCGTGAAGCCGGGCGAGCAGGTGGTCACCTCGGGTGTCTTCAAGCTGCGGCAGGGTTCCCACGTCCAGATCAACAATACGATCGAGCCCGCCAACAACGAAAAGCCCAAGCCCGAGGATTCCTGA
- a CDS encoding carboxymuconolactone decarboxylase family protein yields MSALESLRDKLPEAAKDLKLNLQAILRPENLTQDQVWGCVLASAFFLGDEALTLALVEEGRANAVTEELIDDARAAASIMGMNTVYYRFRHLVEKESYNSIPPRLRMMRMSQLKTDKATFELMSMSCAALAGCGMCLQAHEATLVQHGISEAGVNDSIRIAAVLSGVKIALSIPA; encoded by the coding sequence ATGTCCGCTCTCGAATCGCTCCGCGATAAACTTCCCGAGGCCGCCAAGGACCTCAAACTCAACCTCCAGGCCATCCTCCGGCCGGAAAATCTCACCCAGGACCAGGTCTGGGGCTGCGTGCTCGCCTCCGCCTTTTTCCTCGGTGATGAAGCCCTCACCCTCGCTTTGGTCGAGGAAGGCCGCGCCAACGCCGTGACCGAGGAACTCATCGATGACGCGCGCGCCGCGGCGTCGATCATGGGAATGAATACGGTCTACTACCGCTTCCGCCACCTGGTGGAAAAGGAGTCGTACAATTCCATCCCGCCCCGCCTGCGCATGATGCGAATGAGCCAGCTCAAGACCGACAAGGCCACGTTTGAGCTCATGTCGATGTCCTGCGCCGCGCTCGCTGGCTGTGGCATGTGCCTCCAGGCGCATGAAGCCACCCTGGTCCAGCACGGCATTTCCGAGGCGGGAGTCAATGACTCGATCCGCATCGCCGCCGTCCTCAGTGGCGTGAAAATCGCCCTGAGCATCCCCGCTTAA
- a CDS encoding glycoside hydrolase family 3 N-terminal domain-containing protein, producing MPSQDVGQLLLVGVPGTELDAETARFYKDLQPGGYILFGRNIQTPTQLRKLIDDLRDLSDVEPVVTIDQEGGRVSRLKLIGNEPPNAQQLRDRNDLGLIRKHGDITGRLLRLFGFNLDLCPVLDISFDDEADNSLRGRCYGRTVAEVIEKAGAFNEALRAAGILSCGKHFPGYSSAGLDPHHELPSLDRSRELMEEYELAVFRAFADKVDSMMIGHITISGLEAGGPPASLSSAMINGLLREDMGFNGLVMTDDLDMGAILNHYGFDETMRRGIVAGNDMLMICHRVELAAQAKKVLAELPASETEAALGRMAAFKARLAPPTPFTEAAFRSVDSEIWDLRVATLGEEQAGQRSAEDGKRSPVELY from the coding sequence ATGCCATCCCAAGATGTGGGCCAGTTGCTTCTCGTCGGAGTCCCCGGAACCGAACTCGATGCCGAGACGGCCAGATTTTACAAGGACCTCCAGCCCGGGGGATATATTCTCTTCGGGCGCAACATCCAGACGCCGACCCAGCTTCGCAAGCTCATCGACGACCTGCGTGACCTCAGCGATGTCGAGCCGGTCGTGACCATCGACCAGGAGGGTGGCCGGGTGTCGCGTCTCAAGCTCATCGGCAACGAGCCGCCGAATGCCCAGCAGCTCCGGGATCGCAACGATCTCGGTTTGATACGCAAGCACGGCGACATCACGGGGCGGCTCCTGCGCCTCTTTGGCTTCAATCTCGATCTCTGTCCCGTGCTCGACATCTCCTTCGACGATGAGGCGGATAACTCGCTGCGCGGTCGCTGCTATGGCCGCACGGTGGCCGAGGTGATCGAAAAGGCGGGCGCTTTCAATGAGGCTCTCCGTGCGGCGGGCATTTTGAGCTGTGGCAAACACTTCCCCGGCTATTCCTCAGCCGGGCTCGATCCGCACCACGAGCTTCCCTCGCTCGATCGCTCCCGGGAGCTCATGGAGGAGTACGAACTCGCCGTCTTCCGCGCCTTTGCCGATAAGGTCGACAGCATGATGATCGGCCATATCACGATCTCCGGCCTCGAGGCGGGCGGCCCGCCCGCCTCGCTGTCCTCCGCCATGATCAATGGCCTGCTGCGCGAGGATATGGGCTTCAATGGCCTTGTCATGACCGACGATCTCGACATGGGTGCGATCCTGAATCACTACGGCTTTGACGAGACAATGCGACGCGGCATTGTCGCCGGAAATGACATGCTCATGATCTGCCATCGCGTCGAGCTGGCTGCTCAGGCGAAGAAAGTGCTCGCCGAGCTACCCGCCTCCGAGACCGAGGCAGCGCTGGGCCGCATGGCGGCCTTCAAGGCCAGACTTGCTCCGCCCACGCCCTTTACGGAAGCAGCTTTCCGTAGCGTGGATTCCGAAATCTGGGATCTCCGCGTGGCCACACTCGGCGAAGAGCAGGCCGGACAGCGTAGTGCCGAGGACGGCAAGCGCTCCCCGGTCGAGCTGTACTAA
- the rsfS gene encoding ribosome silencing factor, whose protein sequence is MTDGEKLARACAAAAADKKAEDITVLDMQGISTFTDYFVICSGSSEPQLKAIASSIREQCREKLDRKPASEDGFPISQWIVLDYGDVIVHLFHNDKREFYGLENLWSDAKRLEIEGI, encoded by the coding sequence ATGACTGACGGCGAAAAGCTGGCTCGCGCCTGCGCCGCCGCTGCGGCAGACAAGAAGGCCGAGGACATCACCGTCCTCGATATGCAGGGAATCTCGACTTTCACGGACTACTTCGTGATCTGCTCCGGCTCCTCCGAGCCGCAGCTCAAGGCCATCGCCTCGTCGATCCGCGAGCAGTGCCGCGAGAAACTCGACCGCAAACCGGCCTCCGAGGACGGTTTTCCGATCAGCCAGTGGATCGTCCTCGATTACGGCGACGTGATCGTCCACCTCTTCCACAACGACAAGCGCGAGTTTTACGGCCTGGAAAATCTCTGGAGCGACGCCAAGCGCCTGGAGATCGAGGGCATTTAA
- a CDS encoding MarR family winged helix-turn-helix transcriptional regulator, which produces MSLFLLKELPRYECLQEAAADIPGVDASICELYMNLLHTGEVIARAEAAFLARFGLNQARMVLLFILDASPTGSMRSSEIAEKSSVSRATITGILDTLEKAGLVARASDPNDRRASNVKITSAGEKLLAKVRPEFMRWSAGTVGTLSSQERKQLIELLRKTRQSFEEPSSGSASRNGCHD; this is translated from the coding sequence ATGTCGCTCTTCCTACTCAAGGAACTTCCCCGGTATGAATGCCTGCAGGAAGCTGCGGCGGACATTCCCGGTGTAGATGCCTCCATTTGCGAGTTGTATATGAACCTGTTGCACACGGGAGAGGTGATCGCCCGTGCAGAAGCGGCGTTTCTCGCGCGGTTTGGACTGAATCAGGCGCGGATGGTGTTGCTTTTTATCCTTGATGCTTCGCCGACGGGGAGCATGAGGTCATCGGAGATTGCGGAAAAGTCGAGCGTGAGTCGAGCGACGATCACGGGCATCCTCGATACTTTGGAAAAGGCGGGCCTTGTAGCGCGAGCGTCGGACCCGAATGACCGACGCGCCTCCAATGTGAAGATCACTTCCGCAGGCGAAAAGCTACTTGCCAAGGTGCGGCCGGAATTTATGCGCTGGTCGGCTGGAACAGTCGGAACTTTATCCTCCCAGGAACGTAAACAACTCATCGAATTGCTTCGCAAGACCCGGCAATCGTTCGAGGAACCATCTAGTGGGTCGGCATCAAGGAATGGCTGCCATGATTAA
- a CDS encoding peroxiredoxin has translation MLTVGDLFPAFHSKACNGLTSDDIIEIDNSTYKGKWTFFLFYPKDFTFVCPTELVEFGKRNGDFKDRDVQLIGGSTDNEFSHLAWRQSHADLKSLPYPLIAAQKLAGDLGILDPKENVCLRASFLVDQHGVIQWATVNNLSVGRSVEEALRVVDAVQSDELCPCNWKKGDATLKV, from the coding sequence ATGCTGACAGTAGGAGATCTATTCCCGGCCTTTCATTCCAAGGCATGCAACGGGCTCACCAGTGACGACATCATCGAAATCGACAACTCCACCTACAAGGGCAAGTGGACCTTCTTTTTGTTTTACCCGAAGGACTTCACCTTCGTCTGCCCGACCGAGCTCGTGGAGTTCGGCAAACGTAATGGCGACTTCAAGGACCGCGACGTGCAGTTGATCGGCGGTTCCACCGACAACGAATTTTCCCACCTCGCGTGGCGTCAGTCGCATGCCGACCTGAAGAGCCTGCCGTATCCGCTCATCGCCGCCCAGAAGTTGGCCGGTGACCTCGGCATCCTCGATCCGAAGGAGAACGTCTGCCTGCGCGCGAGCTTCCTCGTCGACCAGCATGGCGTGATCCAGTGGGCGACGGTGAACAACCTTTCCGTGGGCCGCAGCGTGGAGGAAGCCCTCCGCGTCGTCGACGCCGTTCAGTCCGACGAGCTTTGCCCGTGTAACTGGAAGAAGGGCGACGCCACTCTCAAGGTTTAA